CGCCTGACGACGGGGGCATGGCTGCAGGTTCGGCTGCCCGAGGCGCCGCCACCGCTGGAAAACACACCCGTCGATATCGAAGGCATGACGATTTTGTATTCCGACGACGACATCGTCGCCGTCGACAAACCGGCGGCTGTCGCCGCACACGCATCGGTGGGTTGGACCGGCCCCACGGTGCTCGGCGGTCTTGCCGCGGCGGGTTACCACATCACCACATCCGGCGTGCACGAGCGGCAAGGCATCGTGCATCGCCTCGACGTCGGCACCTCCGGGGTGATGGTGGTGGCACTGTCGGAGCGGGCATACACCGTGCTGAAGCGGGCATTCAAGCACCGCACCGTCGAGAAGCGTTATCACGCTCTGGTGCAGGGACACCCCGATCCATCCAGCGGGACGATCGACGCACCGATCGGTCGCCACCCCGGCCCCGAATGGAAGTTCGCGGTCACCACGAACGGCCGCCACAGCGTGACCCACTACGACACCATCGAGGCTTTCGTCGCCGCCAGCCTGCTCGACGTCGAGCTGGAGACCGGACGCACTCACCAGATACGGGTGCATTTCGCCGCGCTGCGCCATCCGTGCTGCGGCGACTTGGTGTACGGAGCCGACCCCAAGCTGGCGAAAAGACTCGGCCTGGAACGGCAATGGTTGCACGCCCGGTCGCTGGCCTTCGCTCATCCGGCCGACGGCCGCCGGATGGAGATCGTCAGCCCGTACCCGCCGGATCTTCAGCACGCGCTGGATGTGTTGCGAGCCGAGGGGTGACGGCCGGCTCAGTCGACCGGCTTCCGGGCCTCCGTCCCGCGTCGATCTGGTGCCACCCCGATCGTCATAGCGGTGACACCATCGAGTCGGAAGAGGAGATCATCATGCAGTACTGCCTACTCATGCCCTATCAGGAGGGCGGCGAGATCGGGCTCAGCGCGTTCTCGCTTCCGGCCGCAACCATGGCGCAGCGACTGGTCCGAGCCAAGCGCCGGATCCGCGACGCGCGCATTCCCTTCGTAGCGCCGGCCCGCGCCGACCTCGACGAGCGGCTGCCCGCGGTTCTGGAGGCGGTCTACGGCGCGGTTGCCATCGACTGGCAGGTGGAATCATGCGGTGAACCGATTGAATGCCTGTCCGCCGAGGCGCTGCCTGGGCGGCCCGAGCCCATCTGCTGGTCACAGCCGGTCGTCCCGCAGCGGCGGCCAGGGCCTATCGCGCAGCCATCGACCTGAGCACCGACGCCGGCGTCGTCACATACCTGCAGCGACGACTTGCGGCGGTGGTGCGGCGCTGACCCCTCATCGGTGGGTTGCCAAACGTTCCGGTCCGGCTCAGACGTTGACGGTGGTGCTGTCGTCCGACGCGACGTCGGCGGCCAGTGGCGAGATCGTTTTCAGGATTTCGGTGATCGTCTCAGCGGGCACGCCGGCCGCGGCCAACGCGTCGCCCAAATGCCCGGCCACCAGGGTGAAGTGGTGCATGGTGATGCCACGGCCCTGATGCACCTGCTTCATCGGCGCACCGGTATACGGCTCCGGCCCGCCCAAAGCCGCGGCAAAGAATTCCGTCTGTTTGCCTTTGAGACGGCTCATATTCGTTCCGGTGAAGAAGCCGGCGAGCTGGTCATCGGCGAGCACCCTGGCGTAGAAATCCTCGACGACGACCTCGATCGCCTGGTACCCGCCGATCTGGTCGTAGATAGTGATCGGCGCGCGCTTGCGGAATTGTGACAGTAGTCCCATCCGGTCAGGGGAACACGTCGGCGTTGCCTGGCCGTTAGGGACCGATCACGCCCGGATTATCAGCTGTAACAGGTCGATTGCTGTAGAACGCTGACGCGTCCCGCGGTCCGGCCAGGCACCTGGCGGACTCGCGTGCCGACAGGTTGGTCCCGGTCATTGACCGATGCCCTAGGTTTGCTTCATGACCAGTGCCACATCCACCACACCGCCATCAGGAGCGACAACCGATGAATCTTGGTGACTTAGCGAACCTCGTTGAGAAGCCGTTCGCGACGGTGTCCAACATCGTCAACACGCCGAACTCCGCCGGGCGATATCGGCCCTTCTATCTGAGGAATCTGCTCGACGCGGTGCAGGGCCGGACACTGCGCGACGCGGTTGAGGGCAAGATCGTCCTCATCACCGGCGGGTCGTCGGGCATCGGCGAAGCGGCCGCCAAGAAGATCGCCGAAGCCGGGGGCGAGGTGGTGCTGGTCGCGCGGACGCGCGAGAACCTGGAAAAGGTTGCCGACGATATCCGCGGCAATGGCGGGGCTGCGCACGTGTACCCGTGCGATCTGTCCGACATGGACGCCATCGCCACCATGGCCGACCAGGTACTCGCCGATCTGGGACGGGTCGACATCCTGATCAATAACGCGGGGAGGTCAATTCGGCGCTCGCTGGAGCTGTCCTATGACCGGATCCACGACTACCAGCGGACCATGCAACTGAACTATCTGGGTGCGGTCCAGCTCATTCTCAAGTTCATTCCCGGTATGCGGGAACGCAAGTTCGGGCAGATCATCAACGTCTCCTCGGTCGGGGTGCAGACTCGAGCACCGCGTTTCGGCGCCTACATCGCCAGCAAGGCCGCTTTGGACAGCCTGTGCGACGCGCTGCAAGCCGAGACGGTAAACGACGACGTCCGGTTCACCACCGTGCACATGGCACTGGTGCGGACGCCGATGATCAGTCCGACCACGATCTACGACAAATTCCCCACGTTGACCCCGGATCAGGCGGCCGGTGTGATCACCGATGCGATCGTGCACCGGCCGCGACGGGCAAGCTCTCCATTCGGGCAGTTCGCGGCTGTGGCCGACGCCGTCAACCCGGCCGTCATGGATCGGGTACGCAACCGGGCGTTCAGCATGTTCCGGGATTCCGCCGCTGCCAAAGGCGGCGAATCTCCAACGGACACATCAGAACTCGACAAGAGAAGCGAAACGTTCGTCCAGGCGACCCGAGGGATACATTGGTGAAATCATGAGTCTTCCCAAACCGAACAAGCAGGCCACCGTGGTCATCACCGGTGCTTCTTCCGGCATCGGAGTCGAACTGGCTCGCGGTCTGGCCCGCCGCGGCTTTCCGCTGATGCTGGTCGCGCGGCGCCGCGAGCGCCTCGAGGAGCTCGCCGATCAATTGCGCGCGGAGTTCTCGGTAGGTGTCGAGGTTTTGCCGCTCGATCTGGCCGATGCGCAAGCCAGGGCGCAGCTGGCCGATCGCCTGGGTACCGACGAGATCGCCGGCTTGTGCAATAGCGCGGGCTTCGGCACCAGCGGCCGTTTCTACGAGCTGTCCCCGGAACG
The nucleotide sequence above comes from Mycobacterium pseudokansasii. Encoded proteins:
- a CDS encoding RluA family pseudouridine synthase — translated: MTDRSMPVPEGLAGLRVDAGLARLLGLSRSAVAAIAEGGGVHLDGLPAGKSDRLTTGAWLQVRLPEAPPPLENTPVDIEGMTILYSDDDIVAVDKPAAVAAHASVGWTGPTVLGGLAAAGYHITTSGVHERQGIVHRLDVGTSGVMVVALSERAYTVLKRAFKHRTVEKRYHALVQGHPDPSSGTIDAPIGRHPGPEWKFAVTTNGRHSVTHYDTIEAFVAASLLDVELETGRTHQIRVHFAALRHPCCGDLVYGADPKLAKRLGLERQWLHARSLAFAHPADGRRMEIVSPYPPDLQHALDVLRAEG
- a CDS encoding group I truncated hemoglobin, whose protein sequence is MGLLSQFRKRAPITIYDQIGGYQAIEVVVEDFYARVLADDQLAGFFTGTNMSRLKGKQTEFFAAALGGPEPYTGAPMKQVHQGRGITMHHFTLVAGHLGDALAAAGVPAETITEILKTISPLAADVASDDSTTVNV
- a CDS encoding SDR family NAD(P)-dependent oxidoreductase; translated protein: MNLGDLANLVEKPFATVSNIVNTPNSAGRYRPFYLRNLLDAVQGRTLRDAVEGKIVLITGGSSGIGEAAAKKIAEAGGEVVLVARTRENLEKVADDIRGNGGAAHVYPCDLSDMDAIATMADQVLADLGRVDILINNAGRSIRRSLELSYDRIHDYQRTMQLNYLGAVQLILKFIPGMRERKFGQIINVSSVGVQTRAPRFGAYIASKAALDSLCDALQAETVNDDVRFTTVHMALVRTPMISPTTIYDKFPTLTPDQAAGVITDAIVHRPRRASSPFGQFAAVADAVNPAVMDRVRNRAFSMFRDSAAAKGGESPTDTSELDKRSETFVQATRGIHW